A single genomic interval of Spinacia oleracea cultivar Varoflay chromosome 6, BTI_SOV_V1, whole genome shotgun sequence harbors:
- the LOC130463729 gene encoding F-box protein SKIP23-like — translation MSINYGPWTEQGNELIRWIPQPMIPPLPYYGNYSHSYFGPNYGNLVPYYGNSRHTYTPAYGLEYVWIDLNNYIPPYILDHYGYAYPSGAFRSIIKSGTQFDDTLSCTLSNSINIVVDWVNLPKELVTKVAEHLELYEDFETLQLVCSPWRLAAKDAHFRAFINNNTSTIGIGKHTLPLLMIPPLQLISFSKNMIRHINLPDSLIDQQLKGQGYIKRLLSSYGWLFTKGGVGDKLWIFNPFSGVIIEPPEIRPSWIDRSGEIYYEKFVLSANPSTTSDFVAFLVLGRDHLNTRLTPSMLLYWRNGGSSWIPVTDNVGIGDYYFLNDDNFLRCYCRDITYYQGEFYGVNFKGKVVKFQTNQFKFGNHTVTQLESIGYRWLYLYYLVESVGQLLVIRQVMWVNTNHHWCRRCTVKFEVLELNVDTGKVTEVTSLGNRAVFVGSNSSFSVEVSPAHNYFKPNCIYKCDDYVTCRQSGCRDEAEDGCIYNLTDGKFEKLYDFAKCNTLHQWVETPNSS, via the coding sequence ATGTCAATCAATTATGGACCTTGGACGGAGCAAGGCAATGAACTTATCCGGTGGATCCCCCAGCCGATGATCCCTCCTCTGCCATATTATGGTAATTATAGTCACTCTTATTTTGGACCGAATTACGGTAACCTTGTGCCATATTATGGTAATTCTAGGCACACTTATACTCCAGCGTATGGACTTGAATATGTGTGGATTGACTTGAATAATTATATCCCTCCTTACATCCTTGATCACTACGGCTATGCTTATCCAAGTGGTGCATTCAGATCAATTATCAAGTCTGGTACTCAATTTGATGATACTTTGAGTTGTACACTTAGCAACAGTATAAATATTGTGGTAGATTGGGTTAATCTGCCAAAAGAGTTAGTTACTAAGGTTGCTGAACATTTGGAACTTTATGAAGACTTTGAGACTTTACAATTGGTTTGTTCTCCTTGGAGATTAGCTGCAAAAGACGCTCATTTCCGAGCCTTTATTAACAATAATACTAGTACTATTGGTATTGGTAAACACACACTTCCATTGTTGATGATACCACCTTTACAATTGATTAGCTTCTCTAAGAATATGATTCGCCATATTAATCTCCCTGACTCCTTAATCGATCAACAACTCAAAGGGCAAGGCTATATCAAAAGGTTGTTATCTTCTTATGGTTGGCTATTTACGAAAGGAGGAGTAGGAGATAAACTCTGGATCTTCAACCCCTTCTCCGGTGTCATTATAGAGCCACCTGAAATTAGGCCATCATGGATTGATCGGTCTGGTGAAATATACTATGAAAAATTTGTATTGTCAGCCAACCCTTCAACCACATCTGATTTTGTTGCTTTTCTTGTATTAGGACGCGACCATTTAAATACCCGCCTTACTCCATCAATGTTGTTATACTGGAGGAATGGCGGTAGTAGTTGGATTCCAGTGACTGATAATGTAGGAATAGGAGATTACTATTTTCTTAACGATGATAATTTTCTTCGTTGTTATTGTCGTGACATAACTTATTATCAAGGAGAATTCTACGGCGTTAATTTTAAAGGGAAAGTTGTCAAATTTCAGACAAATCAATTTAAATTTGGTAATCATACAGTCACTCAGTTGGAATCCATTGGGTATAGATGGTTATATTTATATTACTTGGTTGAATCAGTAGGTCAGTTGTTGGTTATCCGTCAAGTTATGTGGGTGAATACTAACCATCATTGGTGTCGGCGTTGTACCGTCAAATTTGAGGTACTTGAGTTGAATGTTGACACTGGAAAGGTGACGGAAGTGACAAGCCTGGGAAATAGAGCTGTTTTTGTAGGTTCAAACTCTTCATTTTCGGTTGAGGTATCTCCTGCCCATAATTACTTTAAACCAAACTGCATTTACAAGTGTGATGATTATGTAACGTGCAGACAGAGTGGGTGTAGAGATGAAGCTGAAGATGGTTGCATTTACAATTTAACGGATGGAAAGTTTGAGAAACTTTACGACTTTGCCAAATGTAATACACTACACCAGTGGGTTGAGACTCCTAATTCATCATGA
- the LOC110778307 gene encoding ABC transporter C family member 10, which translates to METVTSSIIFNVHSPINHALLIFVDLLVIFISIFLLVHKSSIRNVSALPEPRFPSGVAIISAIFNCGLAVVYLGSGSYTLVEKLTKEKIISPLDEWLVVLLQGLAWLLLSITLCLKRAVPYTMLLKVFLALAVLLSAFLCIPSLLETVAREDISVNRVLDVLLFPGVVLLLFSAVPGCSYEASGLHGTEGEFSRPSQDDSLQTNDKSTTPFGKAGYLSKLTFWWLNSMMKKGKEKPLEEKDIPGLRKADKAHTCHAIFIEILSKRKQKPSPDSPPILSTILLWQWKEILVAGLFALTNVLAKSGSPLLILAFIQLAEGKHAFKHEGYALSVALFLVKSVESLSKRQWLFRMRLIGLQVRSVLCTVIYEKLLKLSSASTTMPVEIMSCVTIDIYKISEFPYCLHHAWTTALQLFLAFLIVYYCVGVAAFATAIMIVLAVVGNFPVAKFQQKYQVKFMNDQDKILQAISEAVMTMRVLKLYAWETRFKKVIEGLRNQQYRWLVGLQKVMGYSLILFWSSPILAPIATFWACYVLGIPLKTSKVFTFLATIGLIQEPVKHIPQIFSAFIGARVSLNRIIKLIEAQQLPNQDTSVPRLNWEECGYTIHIKASEIAWNGNFLRPTLRDVDLMVSPGERVAICGEVGAGKTTLLAAILAEVPHINGVVQLRGKVGYVSQTAWIQTGTIQDNILFGSIMDPSRYQETLEKCSLLKDLEMLPFGDLTVIGERGVNLSGGQKQRVQLARALYQNSDIYLLDDPFSAVDAHTATNLFNQYVKVALSGKTILLVTHQVDFLPKFDSILLVSEGKIVRGSYNELLMTSEAFRNLVNKYDSAASQNTKEVLRDTALTGTSKIFQEDTKENLNASDQLIKREERELGDAGIKPYLQYLKHGNALLYFSLSNFMQCLFLLGQFAQSVLLAANLRESSTISKPLILVLYGAIGCGSIFFLFGRTFFLYLLSLRASTSIFSKLLESLFRAPMSFYDSTPLGRILSRVSSDLSVVDLDIPLKFSLALGSTIYVYFGFALFVVLAWEVLVVIIPTIYLVSVLQEYYYASSRELMRLEGTTKSLVASHFAETATGAMTIRAFGEQNQFFLKTLYLLDNNASAYFHNFSANEWCILYLEIMYAIIISASAFFMTMLPHTEHTSGFIAMALTYGLSLSGYSTLALQSQCDLANMMVSMERLEQYMHIVSEAPDVIEDNRSPPDWPSNGHVEICDLKVKYRPNTPLVLRGISCVFEGGQKYGIVGRTGCGKTTLVSTLFRLVEPTEGKIVVDGIDISTIGLHDLRSHFGIIPQDPVLFHGSVRFNLDPVSEHSDEEIWEVLEKCQLMEAVREKPESLDALVLKDGTNWSMGQRQLFCLGRALLKRRKILVLDEATASIDNATDLVIQKIICTEFNNSTMITVAHRIPTVMDCCKVLALSDGELVEFDDPKKLMNEDGSLFGHLVREYWSNTGSS; encoded by the exons ATGGAGACAGTAACTTCTTCTATAATTTTCAATGTGCATTCACCTATCAATCATGCCTTGTTAATTTTTGTTGATCTACTTGTGATTTTCATTTCTATATTTCTACTTGTACACAAGTCATCAATACGGAATGTTTCAGCTTTACCAGAACCTCGATTTCCTTCGGGTGTGGCCATTATATCTGCTATATTCAATTGTGGTTTGGCTGTTGTGTATTTGGGTTCAGGATCTTATACCCTGGTTGAGAAGCTGACCAAAGAGAAAATTATCTCGCCTTTAGATGAATGGCTAGTTGTTTTGCTCCAGGGTTTAGCATGGTTGCTGCTGAGCATTACCTTGTGTCTGAAGAGAGCAGTTCCATACACCATGCTGTTGAAAGTTTTTTTAGCTCTTGCTGTCTTGCTTTCTGCATTTCTCTGCATACCTTCTCTGTTGGAAACAGTTGCAAGAGAAGACATATCAGTTAACAGAGTTCTGGATGTCTTACTTTTTCCGGGTGTTGTTTTATTACTCTTTTCAGCTGTTCCAGGATGCAGTTATGAAGCATCGGGTTTACACGGTACTGAAGGGGAATTTTCTCGACCTTCACAAGATGACAGTTTGCAGACTAATGATAAAAGTACTACTCCTTTTGGCAAAGCTGGATATTTGAGTAAGTTGACATTTTGGTGGCTGAACTCAATGATGAAGAAAGGCAAGGAAAAACCTCTCGAGGAGAAAGATATACCTGGGTTAAGGAAGGCAGATAAGGCACATACATGTCATGCTATCTTTATTGAGATTTTGAGTAAAAGAAAACAGAAACCATCACCAGATTCTCCTCCTATTCTTTCAACAATTTTGTTATGGCAGTGGAAAGAAATCCTAGTTGCAGGATTGTTTGCATTGACAAATGTTCTTGCTAAATCGGGCAGCCCTCTTCTTATATTGGCCTTCATTCAGTTGGCAGAGGGTAAGCATGCTTTTAAACATGAGGGTTATGCACTAAGTGTAGCTCTTTTTCTTGTTAAATCTGTGGAATCACTATCTAAAAGGCAGTGGTTATTTAGAATGAGGTTGATCGGGTTGCAGGTAAGATCTGTCCTGTGCACTGTTATCTATGAGAAGCTGTTAAAGCTTTCATCCGCTTCTACGACTATGCCTGTGGAAATAATGAGTTGTGTCACCATTGACATTTATAAAATTAGTGAATTTCCCTACTGCCTTCATCATGCATGGACAACAGCTTTGCAGCTGTTCCTTGCGTTTCTTATCGTTTATTACTGCGTGGGTGTTGCTGCTTTTGCAACTGCAATTATGATAGTTCTGGCGGTAGTTGGAAACTTTCCAGTTGCAAAATTCCAGCAGAAATATCAGGTTAAGTTTATGAATGATCAAGACAAGATATTACAGGCGATATCTGAAGCTGTCATGACCATGAGGGTATTGAAACTTTATGCGTGGGAGACTCGTTTTAAGAAAGTCATTGAAGGTTTAAGGAACCAGCAGTACAGATGGCTAGTAGGACTTCAAAAAGTGATGGGTTACTCCTTAATACTTTTTTGGTCATCACCTATTTTGGCTCCAATAGCCACATTTTGGGCATGCTACGTCTTAGGAATTCCTCTGAAAACTAGCAAAGTATTCACATTTCTAGCAACTATAGGGCTTATTCAGGAGCCTGTCAAACATATCCCTCAGATTTTTTCAGCATTTATAGGTGCAAGGGTTTCCTTAAACAGGATTATAAAGCTTATAGAGGCTCAACAGTTGCCGAACCAGGATACCAGCGTTCCAAGGCTTAATTGGGAGGAGTGTGGGTACACCATACATATCAAAGCATCTGAAATTGCATGGAATGGAAATTTTCTCCGACCAACACTTAGGGACGTAGATTTGATGGTAAGTCCTGGAGAAAGAGTAGCAATCTGTGGAGAGGTAGGAGCTGGCAAAACTACGCTTTTAGCTGCAATCCTTGCAGAGGTTCCACACATTAATGGGGTG GTTCAACTGCGTGGAAAAGTAGGGTATGTTTCTCAGACTGCATGGATACAAACAGGGACTATACAAGACAATATCTTGTTTGGATCCATCATGGATCCAAGTAGATACCAGGAAACCCTGGAGAAGTGCTCACTTCTAAAAGATCTTGagatgcttccttttggtgATCTTACTGTAATTGGAGAACGAGGAGTCAATCTTAGCGGAGGACAGAAACAGCGAGTTCAACTTGCTCGTGCTTTGTATCAAAATTCAGACATATATCTCTTGGATGATCCATTTAGTGCTGTGGATGCGCATACTGCCACCAATCTGTTCAAT CAATATGTCAAGGTAGCGCTATCAGGGAAGACGATTTTGCTTGTGACTCATCAAGTTGACTTCCTTCCCAAATTCGACTCAATTTTG CTTGTATCTGAAGGAAAGATCGTAAGAGGTTCTTACAATGAGTTGCTTATGACTAGTGAAGCATTTCGAAACCTTGTGAATAAATATGATTCTGCTGCATCTCAGAACACCAAGGAAGTGTTACGTGATACAGCTTTGACAGGAACATCAAAGATATTTCAGGAGGACACCAAAGAGAATTTGAATGCTAGTGATCAATTGATTAAGCGAGAAGAAAGAGAACTTGGAGATGCTGGAATCAAGCCTTACCTACAATATCTTAAACATGGCAATGCTTTGCTATACTTTTCACTATCAAATTTCATGCAATGTCTTTTTCTTCTGGGGCAGTTTGCACAAAGTGTCCTGTTGGCTGCTAACCTTCGAGAATCTAGTACCATCAGCAAACCCTTAATTCTTGTACTTTACGGAGCAATTGGATGTGGCTCAATATTTTTTCTGTTTGGAAGAACCTTTTTCTTATATCTTCTAAGTTTAAGGGCTTCAACATCTATCTTTTCCAAGCTGCTGGAGTCGCTTTTCAGGGCTCCAATGTCTTTTTATGATTCAACACCTCTGGGAAGGATACTCAGCCGG GTATCTTCAGACTTAAGTGTTGTTGACTTGGACATACCATTAAAATTCAGCCTCGCACTAGGATCGACTATTTATGTTTATTTTGGATTTGCGCTGTTTGTTGTTCTTGCTTGGGAAGTTCTGGTAGTAATTATCCCCACGATTTATTTGGTCAGCGTCTTGCAG GAATACTACTATGCTTCTTCCAGAGAGCTTATGAGACTTGAGGGGACAACAAAGTCTCTGGTTGCCAGCCATTTTGCTGAAACTGCCACTGGAGCAATGACAATCAGAGCTTTTGGAGAGCAAAATCAGTTCTTCTTGAAGACCTTGTATCTTCTTGACAATAATGCTAGTGCATATTTCCATAATTTCTCTGCAAATGAGTGGTGCATATTATATCTCGAGATAATGTACGCAATTATTATCTCAGCCTCTGCCTTCTTCATGACTATGCTTCCTCATACAGAGCATACATCTG GCTTTATTGCGATGGCTCTGACGTACGGTTTGTCATTGAGCGGTTATTCCACGTTGGCTTTACAAAGCCAGTGTGATCTTGCAAATATGATGGTATCCATGGAGAGACTGGAGCAGTACATGCATATTGTCAGTGAAGCCCCAGACGTAATAGAGGACAATCGGTCTCCTCCTGATTGGCCTTCTAATGGTCACGTGGAGATATGTGACTTGAAG GTCAAATATCGGCCAAATACCCCCCTTGTTCTTCGAGGAATTAGTTGCGTCTTTGAAGGTGGACAGAAATATGGGATTGTAGGTAGGACTGGATGTGGAAAAACAACTCTTGTTAGCACATTGTTTCGCTTGGTGGAGCCTACAGAGGGAAAGATTGTAGTAGATGGTATAGACATTTCAACAATCGGGCTCCATGATCTCAGATCACACTTTGGAATCATCCCACAAGATCCTGTACTCTTTCACGGATCCGTGAGATTCAATCTTGATCCCGTATCAGAACATAGCGATGAGGAGATTTGGGAG GTTCTTGAAAAATGTCAACTAATGGAGGCTGTCCGAGAAAAACCTGAGAGCCTGGATGCCTTAG TTCTGAAAGATGGTACAAACTGGAGCATGGGACAGCGGCAATTATTCTGCTTAGGACGTGCGTTATTGAAGAGGAGAAAAATACTAGTGCTTGATGAAGCTACTGCATCAATTGATAATGCAACTGATTTGGTCATTCAGAAAATCATATGCACTGAATTTAACAACAGTACAATGATAACCGTAGCCCACAGGATTCCCACAGTCATGGACTGCTGTAAAGTTCTCGCTTTAAGTGATG GAGAGTTGGTTGAATTTGATGATCCCAAAAAGCTCATGAATGAAGATGGCTCCCTTTTTGGTCACCTTGTAAGGGAATACTGGTCCAACACTGGAAGTTCATAG
- the LOC110778317 gene encoding phosphogluconate dehydrogenase (NADP(+)-dependent, decarboxylating) 2, chloroplastic, with protein MAASQIGLVGLAVMGQNLALNIAEKGFPISVYNRTASKVDETLDRAKSEGDLPLSGHYTPRDFVLSIERPRSIVILVKAGSPVDQTIASLASFMEPGDTIIDGGNEWYQNTERRLSDAHSNGLLYLGMGVSGGEEGARFGPSLMPGGDFQAYDNIQHILKKVAAQVDDGPCVTYIGEGGSGNFVKMVHNGIEYGDMQLISEAYDVLKNVGGLSNEELGQIFDEWNKSELESFLVEITADIFKVKDDLADGGLVDKILDKTGMKGTGKWTVQQAAELSVAAPTIAASLDCRYLSGLKEERENAAKILEAAGMKEEVNAIRGGVDKKRLIDDVRQALYASKICSYAQGMNLLRAKSAEMGWDLNLGELARIWKGGCIIRAVFLDSIKQAYQRNPNLASLVVDPEFAKEMVQRQAAWRRVVGLAVSAGISTPGMCASLAYFDTYRRARLPANLVQAQRDYFGAHTYERVDLPGSYHTEWSKLARKSDPNVAAALH; from the exons ATGGCGGCTTCTCAAATCGGTCTCGTCGGCCTCGCCGTAATGGGCCAAAACCTCGCCCTCAACATCGCCGAGAAAGGCTTCCCTATTTCCGTCTACAATCGCACAGCCTCCAAGGTCGATGAAACCCTAGACCGCGCCAAGTCAGAAGGCGATCTCCCGCTCTCTGGCCACTACACTCCTCGCGATTTCGTCCTCTCCATAGAACGCCCCAGATCCATCGTTATCCTCGTCAAAGCCGGCTCCCCCGTTGATCAAACTATCGCTTCTCTTGCCTCCTTTATGGAACCTGGTGACACTATCATCGACGGAGGTAACGAGTGGTACCAAAACACAGAGCGTCGTTTATCTGACGCTCACTCCAACGGCCTCCTCTACCTCGGTATGGGCGTCTCTGGTGGCGAAGAAGGCGCTCGTTTTGGCCCCTCGCTCATGCCCGGCGGAGATTTCCAGGCGTACGACAATATCCAACACATTTTGAAGAAGGTTGCTGCTCAAGTCGATGATGGGCCTTGTGTTACATACATCGGAGAAGGTGGGTCCGGGAATTTCGTGAAGATGGTGCACAATGGGATTGAGTATGGTGATATGCAGCTGATTTCGGAGGCTTATGATGTGTTGAAGAATGTGGGTGGATTGAGCAATGAGGAATTGGGTCAGATTTTTGATGAGTGGAATAAGAGTGAGCTTGAGAGCTTTTTGGTTGAGATTACTGCGGATATCTTTAAGGTGAAGGATGATTTAGCGGATGGAGGTTTGGTTGATAAGATTTTGGATAAGACTGGGATGAAAGGTACTGGCAAATGGACTGTTCAACAAGCTGCTGAACTCTCTGTTGCTGCTCCTACCATTGCTGCTTCTTTGGATTGCAG GTATCTAAGTGGgttgaaagaggagagagaaaatgcagCCAAGATATTGGAAGCTGCAGGGATGAAGGAAGAGGTTAATGCGATTAGAGGTGGGGTTGATAAGAAGAGGTTGATTGATGATGTGAGGCAAGCGTTGTATGCTTCAAAGATCTGTAGTTATGCTCAAGGGATGAATTTATTGAGGGCGAAGAGTGCTGAGATGGGTTGGGATTTGAATTTAGGGGAGTTGGCGAGGATTTGGAAAGGTGGGTGTATTATTAGGGCAGTTTTCTTGGACAGCATTAAGCAGGCATATCAGAGGAACCCCAACTTAGCTAGTTTGGTGGTTGATCCTGAGTTTGCTAAGGAGATGGTACAGAGGCAAGCAGCTTGGAGAAGGGTTGTGGGTTTGGCAGTCTCTGCTGGGATAAGTACACCTGGAATGTGCGCCAGTCTTGCTTATTTCGATACTTACAGGCGTGCCAGACTTCCAGCTAACCTTGTTCAAGCTCAGAGGGACTACTTTGGCGCTCATACCTATGAGAGGGTTGATCTCCCTGGCTCTTACCACACTGAGTGGTCGAAGCTTGCTCGTAAGAGTGACCCCAATGTTGCTGCTGCCCTCCACTGA